One window of Anaerolineales bacterium genomic DNA carries:
- a CDS encoding IS110 family transposase codes for MSGLLVRRRQLEEMIKAEKNRLRTIQPSLQASVERIIHCIQSEKKDVEEDQIGVFIAGQEKWQVGRRILASAPGVGPVATATFWRTLPELGKMDRKKIAALVGVAPMNHDSGRKRGYRKTKGGRADVRSVLYMATLVACRYNPTIKVQYENLLKRGKEKKVALTACMRKFLTILNAMMRDQVPFRQRVIV; via the coding sequence TTGAGCGGGCTGTTGGTCAGACGCAGGCAATTGGAGGAGATGATAAAGGCAGAAAAGAACCGGTTGCGGACGATCCAGCCCAGTTTGCAGGCTTCGGTGGAGCGGATCATCCATTGCATACAGTCAGAGAAGAAGGATGTGGAGGAGGATCAGATCGGTGTGTTTATTGCAGGGCAGGAAAAGTGGCAGGTGGGACGCAGGATATTGGCGAGCGCACCGGGCGTGGGACCAGTCGCCACAGCTACATTCTGGCGGACCCTGCCGGAGTTGGGAAAGATGGACCGGAAGAAGATTGCGGCGCTGGTGGGAGTGGCGCCGATGAACCACGACAGCGGCAGGAAACGAGGCTATCGCAAGACCAAGGGAGGACGGGCAGATGTGCGCAGTGTCTTATACATGGCGACCCTGGTGGCGTGTCGTTACAATCCTACGATCAAGGTGCAGTACGAGAATCTGTTGAAGCGCGGCAAGGAGAAGAAGGTGGCGCTGACCGCGTGTATGCGGAAGTTTCTAACGATCTTGAACGCGATGATGCGAGATCAGGTCCCGTTCAGGCAGAGGGTCATAGTCTGA
- a CDS encoding IS110 family transposase, whose translation MSGLLVRRRQLEEMIKAEKNRLRTIQPSLQASVERIIHCIQSEKKDVEDQIGVFIAGQEKSGRWDAGYWRAHRAWDRSPQLHPWRTLPELGKMDRKKIAALVGVAPMNHDSGRKRGYRKTKGGRADVRSVLYMATLVACRYNPTIKVQYENLLKRGKEKKVALTACMRKFLTILNAMMRDQVPFRQRVIV comes from the coding sequence TTGAGCGGGCTGTTGGTCAGACGCAGGCAATTGGAGGAGATGATAAAGGCAGAAAAGAACCGGTTGCGGACGATCCAGCCCAGTTTGCAGGCTTCGGTGGAGCGGATCATCCATTGCATACAGTCAGAGAAGAAGGATGTGGAGGATCAGATCGGTGTGTTTATTGCAGGGCAGGAAAAAAGTGGCAGGTGGGACGCAGGATATTGGCGAGCGCACCGGGCGTGGGACCGGTCGCCACAGCTACATCCCTGGCGGACCCTGCCGGAGTTGGGAAAGATGGACCGGAAGAAGATTGCGGCGCTGGTGGGAGTGGCGCCGATGAACCACGACAGCGGCAGGAAACGAGGCTATCGCAAGACCAAGGGAGGACGGGCAGATGTGCGCAGTGTCTTATACATGGCGACCCTGGTGGCGTGTCGTTACAATCCTACGATCAAGGTGCAGTACGAGAATCTGTTGAAGCGCGGCAAGGAGAAGAAGGTGGCGCTGACCGCGTGTATGCGGAAGTTTCTAACGATCTTGAACGCGATGATGCGAGATCAGGTCCCGTTCAGGCAGAGGGTCATAGTCTGA
- a CDS encoding transposase gives MATSSGKYVGIDVSKDRLDIAVLGETKASQTGNDEKGIAGLIRDMKALEPERIVVEATGGYQRAVVAGLFRKGLAVAVVNPSRVRQFARACGLLAKTDKLDAQIPAVFGERVKPRLYEGKMRRNGN, from the coding sequence ATGGCAACAAGTAGTGGAAAGTACGTAGGGATCGATGTGTCGAAAGACAGGTTGGATATTGCGGTACTGGGGGAGACCAAAGCCAGCCAGACAGGGAACGATGAAAAAGGGATAGCCGGACTCATCCGGGATATGAAAGCCCTCGAGCCCGAACGGATCGTCGTGGAAGCCACGGGCGGCTACCAGCGGGCGGTGGTGGCAGGCTTATTTCGGAAAGGCTTGGCGGTCGCAGTGGTGAACCCATCCCGGGTGAGGCAATTCGCGCGCGCGTGCGGTCTGCTGGCGAAGACGGACAAGCTGGATGCCCAGATCCCGGCTGTATTTGGAGAGCGGGTGAAACCGAGGTTGTACGAGGGAAAGATGAGAAGGAACGGGAATTGA
- a CDS encoding transposase has protein sequence MATSSGKYVGIDVSKDRLDIAVLGETKASQTGNDEKGIAGLIRDMKALEPERIVVEATGGYQRAVVAGLFRKGLAVAVVNPSRVRQFARACGLLAKTDKLDAQIPAVFGEQVKPRLYEGKMRRNGN, from the coding sequence ATGGCAACAAGTAGTGGAAAGTACGTAGGGATCGATGTGTCGAAAGACAGGTTGGATATTGCGGTACTGGGGGAGACCAAAGCCAGCCAGACAGGGAACGATGAAAAAGGGATAGCCGGACTCATCCGGGATATGAAAGCCCTCGAGCCCGAACGGATCGTCGTGGAAGCCACGGGCGGCTACCAGCGGGCGGTGGTGGCAGGCTTATTTCGGAAAGGCTTGGCGGTCGCAGTGGTGAACCCATCCCGGGTGAGGCAATTCGCGCGCGCGTGCGGTCTGCTGGCGAAGACGGACAAGCTGGATGCCCAGATCCCGGCTGTATTTGGAGAGCAGGTGAAACCGAGGTTGTACGAGGGAAAGATGAGAAGGAACGGGAATTGA